In Gossypium arboreum isolate Shixiya-1 chromosome 5, ASM2569848v2, whole genome shotgun sequence, a single genomic region encodes these proteins:
- the LOC108452923 gene encoding protein RICE SALT SENSITIVE 3-like: MVGSGSVDRSKEAVGMMALHEALRTVCLNSDWTYSVFWTIRPRPRVRGGNGCKVGDDNGSLMLMWEDGFCKGRVTTECLEEIEGEDPVRKAFSKMSIQLYNYGEGLMGKVASDKCHKWVFKEPTECEPNISNYWQSSFDALPPEWTDQFDSGIQTIAVIQAGHGLLQLGSCKIIPEDLHFVLRMRHTFESLGYQSGFYLSQLFSSNRNGPSLSTISSKQAAVPTRPPPLFNWNQRPLPPATNPMLASPNFQNPARLGFPQPKDETHMFLLPRSSETRMEDMMVEHENDIKWPNGLSFFSALTGRTEDAKLLFNSESLGNKQETNHHSLILKGKDSNHNTDVGANPNEFLSLD; the protein is encoded by the exons atggtgGGCTCAGGTTCAGTTGATAGGAGCAAAGAAGCTGTGGGGATGATGGCCCTTCATGAAGCACTTAGAACTGTTTGTCTCAACTCAGACTGGACTTACTCTGTTTTCTGGACCATCCGTCCTCGCCC GAGAGTGAGAGGTGGTAATGGTTGCAAGGTTGGAGATGATAACGGCAGCTT GATGTTGATGTGGGAAGATGGATTTTGCAAAGGAAGGGTTACAACAGAATGTTTGGAAGAGATTGAAGGAGAAGATCCAGTGAGGAAAGCTTTCAGCAAAATGTCTATTCAGTTATATAATTATGGAGAAGG GTTAATGGGGAAAGTTGCATCAGATAAGTGTCATAAATGGGTATTCAAAGAACCAACTGAATGTGAACCCAATATCTCCAATTATTGGCAAAGTTCTTTTGATGCT CTTCCTCCTGAATGGACTGATCAATTTGATTCAGGCATTCAG ACTATTGCTGTTATTCAAGCTGGCCATGGTCTTCTACAGTTGGGTTCTTGCAAGATT ATACCTGAAGACCTTCATTTTGTGCTAAGAATGAGGCATACCTTTGAATCTCTTGGGTATCAATCTGGTTTCTATCTGTCCCAGTTGTTTTCATCCAACAGAAACGGTCCGTCTTTATCGACGATTTCTTCAAAGCAGGCTGCCGTTCCAACCCGTCCACCTCCACTCTTCAACTGGAACCAGAGACCACTTCCGCCAGCAACTAATCCGATGCTTGCTTCACCTAATTTTCAGAACCCGGCTAGACTTGGTTTTCCACAACCCAAAGACGAAACCCACATGTTTCTACTACCTCGTTCGTCTGAAACCCGAATGGAAGACATGATGGTTGAGCATGAAAACGACATCAAATGGCCTAATGGCTTGAGCTTCTTCAGTGCTCTCACCGGACGAACCGAAGATGCCAAGCTTTTATTCAATTCCGAGAGTTTAGGAAACAAACAGGAAACAAACCACCACTCGCTTATACTCAAAGGAAAAGACTCAAACCATAACACAGATGTCGGCGCAAACCCGAACGAGTTCTTGAGCTTAGATTGA